One genomic window of Cyanobium sp. ATX 6F1 includes the following:
- the larB gene encoding nickel pincer cofactor biosynthesis protein LarB: MIEGLVHLDLERRQRLGMAEAIWGAHKSAEQIAAILERLAQLGQPALVTRVDPAKAAAVLELAPASRHHPQSRCLTQGPLEEPAGPAAVTILTGGTSDLVVAQEAALALSCSGVASTLLVDVGVAGLHRLLGRLEQLRHSRVLIACAGMEGALPTVLAGLVPQPVIAVPVSVGYGVSEGGHAALQGMLASCAPGLLVVNIDNGYGAAMAALRMLRGSPQGASEQAL, encoded by the coding sequence ATGATCGAGGGCCTGGTGCACCTGGATCTGGAGCGCCGTCAGCGGCTGGGCATGGCCGAGGCGATCTGGGGCGCCCACAAGAGCGCCGAACAGATCGCCGCCATCCTCGAGCGCCTGGCCCAGCTGGGTCAGCCGGCCCTGGTGACCCGGGTGGATCCGGCCAAGGCGGCCGCGGTGCTGGAGCTGGCCCCCGCCAGCCGCCACCACCCCCAGAGCCGCTGCCTCACCCAGGGGCCCCTGGAAGAACCGGCGGGGCCTGCTGCCGTCACGATCCTGACCGGCGGCACCAGCGACCTGGTGGTGGCCCAGGAGGCCGCCCTGGCCCTGAGCTGCTCCGGGGTGGCCAGCACGCTGCTGGTGGATGTGGGCGTGGCCGGGTTGCACCGGCTGCTGGGCCGCTTGGAGCAGTTGCGGCACTCCCGGGTGCTGATCGCCTGCGCCGGCATGGAGGGAGCCTTGCCCACGGTGCTGGCGGGGCTGGTGCCCCAGCCGGTGATCGCCGTGCCGGTGTCGGTGGGCTATGGGGTGAGTGAAGGGGGCCACGCGGCCCTGCAGGGGATGCTGGCCAGCTGCGCCCCGGGGCTCCTGGTGGTGAACATCGACAACGGCTATGGGGCCGCCATGGCGGCCCTGCGCATGCTCAGGGGGTCGCCTCAGGGGGCTTCAGAGCAGGCGCTCTGA